One genomic region from Gopherus flavomarginatus isolate rGopFla2 chromosome 20, rGopFla2.mat.asm, whole genome shotgun sequence encodes:
- the LOC127038374 gene encoding cathepsin S-like, with translation MKLLVCIFLASLAAAATAHLHTDPTLDNHWELWKKTYGKQYSHKKEEGERRVTWEKNLKLVMLHNLEHSLGLHSYELGMNHLADMTSEEVVALLTGVKVPHRSDRNSTYRPRPGSKVPDSMDWRDKGCVTDVKYQGFCGSSWAFSAVGALEAQVKLKTGKLVSLSTQNLIDCSKAYGNYGCLDGYIPRAFQYIIDNNGIDSDASYPYTAQSGTCHYNPATRAATCSNFVELRYAKEAALKDAVANIGPVSVIINAAKPSFFLYKSGVYDDPRCTEEPNHSVLVIGYGTLDGKDFWLVKNSWGIKFGDKGYIRMSRNKGNQCGIASYGFYPQI, from the exons ATGAAGCTGTTAGTTTGTATCTTCTTGGcctctcttgctgctgctgctactgcacatCTACACACAGACCCGACGCTGGATAACCACTGGGAGCTCTGGAAGAAAACCTATGGCAAGCAATACAGCCACAAG AAAGAGGAAGGGGAACGGCGCGTGACCTGGGAAAAGAACCTCAAGCTTGTTATGCTGCATAATCTCGAGCACTCACTGGGGCTGCATTCCTATGAGCTGGGCATGAACCACCTGGCAGACAtg ACCAGCGAGGAAGTGGTTGCTTTATTAACTGGAGTGAAAGTTCCCCACCGATCTGACCGGAATTCCACCTACAGGCCTCGCCCTGGCAGCAAAGTGCCTGACTCCATGGACTGGAGGGACAAGGGATGTGTTACAGATGTGAAGTATCAG GGGTTCTGTGGCTCCTCCTGGGCTTTCAGTGCTGTTGGTGCCCTAGAAGCTCAGGTGAAACTGAAAACTGGAAAACTGGTGTCTCTCAGCACACAGAACCTAATCGACTGTTCCAAAGCATATGGGAACTACGGCTGCCTGGACGGATATATACCCAGAGCCTTCCAGTACATCATCGATAATAACGGCATTGATTCAGATGCTTCCTATCCATACACAGCTCAG TCTGGAACGTGTCATTATAATCCTGCCACGAGAGCCGCCACCTGCTCCAACTTTGTTGAGCTCCGGTATGCCAAGGAAGCAGCCCTGAAGGATGCCGTAGCCAATATTGGACCTGTATCCGTCATCATAAATGCGGCAAAGCCTTCGTTTTTCCTGTATAAGTCAG GAGTCTACGATGATCCACGTTGCACTGAAGAGCCAAATCATTCAGTTCTAGTTATTGGCTATGGCACCCTGGATGGGAAGGACTTTTGGCTTGTGAAAAACAG CTGGGGCATAAAGTTCGGTGACAAAGGGTACATTCGAATGTCCAGGAACAAAGGAAACCAATGTGGGATTGCCAGCTATGGTTTTTATCCACAAATATAG